One window from the genome of Cricetulus griseus strain 17A/GY chromosome 2, alternate assembly CriGri-PICRH-1.0, whole genome shotgun sequence encodes:
- the P3r3urf gene encoding PIK3R3 upstream open reading frame protein, with translation MGPSQLVRAPRPRGMSSPYRRPGMGGHRRRCPRMFKYSRRTYRQKPRSPAATSLATMATNISNTNTTTTSVWILSPQVLRHLCQPGGFLIL, from the exons ATGGGGCCCTCTCAGCTCGTCCGTGCTCCTCGGCCTCGGGGCATGAGTTCTCCCTACCGAAGGCCAGGTATGGGTGGGCACCGGCGCCGGTGTCCCAGGATGTTCAAGTATAGCCGAAGAACATACCGGCAGAAGCCCCGAAGTCCAGCTGCCACCAGTCTTGCCACTATGGCCACAAACATCAGTAACACCAACACTACCACCACTAGTGTGTGGATCCTCTCACCTCAAG ttCTCAGACACCTCTGTCAACCTGGGGGCTTTCTGATCCTCTAG